Proteins encoded within one genomic window of Tamandua tetradactyla isolate mTamTet1 chromosome 11, mTamTet1.pri, whole genome shotgun sequence:
- the ZNRF4 gene encoding E3 ubiquitin-protein ligase ZNRF4 — MVAPIPVALQAALILWALPLPAQAVVRAVLEGNSNTVDFADLPARFGAPLAPEGLRGYLQEAKPPNACQPIESPRLPNASLGAIALIRRYDCTFDLKVLHAQRAGFGAAIVHNVRSDHLVRMGPGHEARRRQIAIPSVFVGEAASQDLRIILRCDRSAHVLLLPDRPPGPDLDCHPALALSWVLGRALVLLTSALLLLRRLWRWTRGRCGGRRTVKTQAGQKAQVRTFTRRNDLCAICLDEYEEGDRLKILPCSHTYHCRCIDPWFSRALRRTCPVCKQSVAGTEDGSDSTVESFGDDDPSLPGHPPPLWAIQARLRSRRLELLVRPGPHRRCSATSLGATSEEPPLPP; from the coding sequence ATGGTGGCGCCCATCCCCGTGGCGCTCCAGGCCGCGCTGATCCTGTGGGCCCTGCCTCTGCCGGCCCAGGCCGTGGTCCGGGCCGTGCTGGAAGGCAACTCAAACACGGTGGACTTCGCCGATCTGCCGGCCAGGTTCGGGGCGCCGCTGGCCCCCGAGGGCCTGCGGGGCTACCTGCAGGAGGCCAAGCCCCCCAACGCGTGCCAGCCCATCGAGAGCCCGCGGCTGCCCAACGCCTCGCTGGGCGCCATCGCCCTGATCCGCCGCTACGACTGCACGTTCGACCTCAAGGTCCTGCACGCCCAGCGGGCCGGCTTCGGGGCAGCCATCGTGCACAACGTGCGCTCGGACCACCTGGTTCGCATGGGCCCCGGGCACGAGGCCCGGAGACGCCAGATCGCCATCCCCTCCGTGTTCGTGGGCGAGGCCGCCTCGCAGGACCTGCGGATCATCCTGCGCTGCGACAGATCGGCCCACGTGCTCCTGCTGCCCGATCGCCCGCCCGGCCCCGACCTGGACTGTCACCCCGCGCTGGCCTTGTCCTGGGTGCTGGGCCGCGCCCTGGTCCTGCTCACCTCCGCGCTCCTGCTTCTGCGGCGCCTCTGGCGCTGGACCCGGGGCCGCTGTGGTGGGCGGCGCACGGTCAAGACGCAGGCGGGCCAGAAGGCCCAGGTCCGCACCTTCACCCGCAGGAACGACCTGTGCGCCATCTGCCTGGACGAGTACGAGGAGGGCGACCGCCTGAAGATCCTGCCCTGCTCGCACACCTACCACTGCAGGTGCATCGACCCCTGGTTCTCCCGGGCCCTCCGGCGCACCTGCCCCGTGTGCAAGCAGTCGGTGGCCGGCACGGAGGACGGCTCGGACTCCACCGTCGAGAGCTTCGGCGACGACGACCCCTCGCTGCCCGGACACCCGCCCCCTCTCTGGGCCATCCAGGCCCGCCTGCGCTCCCGGAGGCTGGAGCTGCTGGTCCGGCCCGGCCCGCACCGCCGCTGCAGCGCCACGTCCCTAGGGGCCACCTCGGAGGAGCCCCCACTGCCACCCTGA